A segment of the Microbacterium luteolum genome:
GCGTCCGCAGGAAGATGAAGCCCTGCAGGAGAGCGAACGGGATCGTGAGCAGCGGACCCCACTCCCGGTAGCCGAGCTCCCAGAGGAACGACACGAACACGATCGCCTGCAGCACATTGGCGACCATGTCCGGGAAGTGCCGCCGCAGCAGGGCGAACACCGTGCAGATGAAGAACAGCTCGTCCCAGATGCCCACGGCGCCGACGCCGACGAACAGGCGCACGATGAGTTCGGGCGTGTCGACGACCGGCCAGTTCTGGTAGACGCCGCTCGTGATGAAGTAGAACGGCAGGATCAGCCACCCGAGCACCAGCACCGCGACGAGCCAGCCCCACTGGAGGCGCCCCCATCGGCGATGCGTCCGCCAGGGGAAGCTGATCGCCCGGTCACGGTAGACGAACCGCGAGATCACATAGGGCACCACGACCGCCCCGCCCAGCGCCAGGGTGAACCGGAGCATCGCCAGGTTGTCGAGCTCGGCGGCGAGCGGGATGATGCTGACGATCAGCATGCCCACGGCGATGAGCGACAGGTCCCTGGTCAGCGAGGGAGCGGATGCCGTCACCCTCCCCCGCTCGACGAACCAGGCGGCACCGACTCCCAGCGCCAGCAGCGCCCAGCCGAGCCACGGGATCTCCAGGACGAAGAACGCGGGCGCGGCGGCGCAGACGAGGAGCGCGGGTGCGATGCCGCGCTGGAGCGCGGTATCGCCCCGCACGACGGTCACGCGCGGTCCCGGCGCCGATACACGAGATCGCGGATGTCGCGCCCCTTCGCGATGCCCTTGCGCTCGAACGCCGTCATGACCCGACCGTCGAAGCGGTCGGCCCACTCGCCGTCGAACGCGCGCTCGAACAGCGGCTCCGCATCGAGCACGTCACGCATCTGCAGGGCGTAGTCCTCCCAGTCGGTGGCGAGTCGCAGAAGTCCGCCGTCGCGCAGCGCTCTGGCCGCGTTGTCGGCGAAGCCCGCGCGCACGAGACGCCGCTTGGTGTGCTTCTTCTTGTGCCACGGGTCGGGGAAGAAGATCCACACCTCCCGGGCCGCGGCCTCCTGGAGGAACGAGGCCAGAACCTCGGGCGCGTTGGCCTCGACCACGCGGAGGTTGCGGGCGCCCTCCCGATCGGCGTCGAGCATGGTGCGCGCGAGTCCGGCACGGAAGACCTCGACGGCGAGGAAGTCGTCAGCAGGGCGCGACGAGGCCGCCGCGACGATCGCGTGCCCCTGCCCCGAGCCGATCTCGACGTAGAGGTCGGCGGCGCGACCGTATTCCGTGGCCGGATCCAGGCGCGCCTCCGGGTGCACCGAGGTCCAGGCCACGTCCCGCGGGACGTCGAGCAGGTAGTGCGGGGCCAGGTCGGAGAAGGCGCGGTCCTGCGCCTCGGACATGCGGCCGCTGCGGCGCACGAAGGACACCGGCTCGTCACGGAAAGTGCGGGGTTCGGGCATGAATCCAGGGTAGTCGGCGGAGACGCTCACTCCGCCGGCGCGGTCACGAAGTCGATGAGCTCCTCGACGCGACCCAGCAGCGCGGGCTCCAGATCGCGGTAGGTCGTGACCTTCGAGAGGATGTGCTGCCACGCGCGCCCGGTGTCGCCCTGGGTCTCGTGCGGCCAGCCGAACGCCCGGCAGATGCCGGTCTTCCAGTCGGTGCCGCGTGGGATCTCCGGCCACTTCGCGATCCCGAGTGCGCGCGGCGTCACGCACTGCCACACGTCGACGAAGGGGTGACCGACGATGCGGAGGTGACGGCCGTGCGGACCGCGGGCCACGGCGTCCGCGATGCGGGACTCCTTCGATCCGGGCACGAGGTGGTCGACGAGCACGCCGTAGCGGCGGCTCGCACTCGGCGGTTCAGCGGCGAGCAGATCGTCGAGCAGATCGACGCCCTGCAGGAACTCGACGACCACGCCTTCGACGCGCAGGTCGGCTCCCCAGACCTTCTCGACGAGCTCGGCGTCGTGCTTGCCCTCGACGAGGATGCGGCTGGGCAGGGCGACGCGTGCGCGCTGATCACCCACGACGAAGGATCCGGATGCCGTGCGCCGCGGCCCCTGCTCCTTCGCGGCGGGAACGACCAGTCGCACCGGTGCGCCGTCGATGAGGAACCCTCCGCCGAGCGGGAACAGGCGCTTGCGGCCGAGGCGGTCCTCGAGCTCGACGTTGCCGCCCTGCACACGGGTCACGGCACCGCAGTAGCCGTCGTCCGCGACCTCGACCACGAGGTCGGTCTCGGCCGGCACCTGGGGCACCTTTTTCACCCCGCGCTCGCGCCAGCCTGCCGACAGCACATCCGATCCGTACCGGTCATCCATGCCTTCCAGCGTATGTGTCTCCGCTGATGGCGAACGGAGATCAGGCATCGAGTGCTGTCGCGTGTCGGCCTCTGTGCATAGACTCGTGCCATGGGGCTCGGCTGCCGGTCGGAGGGAAAAGCATGACGAAACGGTGGCTCACGCTGGCCGCGCTGACCGTGGCCGCCGCCGCAGGGGCGTTCTCCGCCTCCGCGGCATCCGCCACCGATCCGCTCACGCTCGACTCCGGGTACGTCACGGACGACGCCGGGGTGCTGAGCTCCGCGGAAGAGGAGACCGTCGAGGCCCGCCTGACGGAGTTGAGCGCGAACTCGAACGCCGACCTCTTCGTCGTGCTCGTCGATGACTTCTCCTCCCCCTCCGACAACGCCGAGTGGGCGGACACCGTCGCGCAGAGCAACAACCTCGGCTCCGAGCAGTACCTTCTCGCGATCGCCGTGGAGGGTCGCAGCTACTACATCTCGGCCGCACCCGACGGCCCGCTGAGCGACGCCAAGCTCGACGATGTCGAGAACAAGATGGTCCCGCTCGCCTCGCAGAACGACTGGGTCGGGGCGATCACGCTCGCGGCCGACGAGATCCAGGGCGACGGCGGCGCCGGCGCTCTGCGGGTGGCGCTGATCATCGGAGCCGTCGTCGCCGCGGGCCTGCTCCTCTGGCTCGTCATCGCGCTCGTCCGCCGCTCCCGGCGGAACGCGGAGGTGCGGCGGCGCGGCGCGATGCCCGAGACGCCCGACCCCAACGATCCGTTCTCCACGCTCACCGACGAGCAGATCGAGACCCAGGCAGGGATCGCCCTCGTGCAGGCCGACGATGCGATCACCTCGAGCAAGGAAGAGCTCGGATTCGCCGTCGCGCAGTTCGGTGAGGGCGCCACCGCCGAGTTCACGCACGCCGTCGAGGCGGCGAAGGCGAAGATGTCCGAGGCGTTCGATCTCAAGCAGAAGCTCGACGACGAGATCGAGGACACAGTCCAGGACCGTCGGGCATGGCACATCCGCATCATCCAGATCTCCGATGAGATCGGCGATGTCCTCGAAGAGAACACCGAGGCGTTCGACGAACTGCGCAAGCTCGAGCAGAACGCCCCCCAGGAGTTGGAGAGGGTCCGCGGCGAGCGGGCCGCGCTGGCGCCGGTTCTGGCCGCGGCCGCTCCCGCTCTGGCGACGCTGTCGGCCTCGTACGATCCCGCAGCCCTCAGCACCGTGTCGGACAACCCCGCTCACGCGCAGGAGCGCGCCACGCTCGCGGATCGGTCGATCGAGGCCGCAGCCCAGGCGGTCGCGGCGGGGCGACCCGGCGAAGCGGCGTTCGCGATCCGCACCGCCGAGCAGTCGGTCGCGCAGTCGGCGCAGCTCGCGCAGGCCATCACGGCACTCGGGCAGGAGCTCGCGACGATCGAGACCCAGGCGCAGGCGCTGATCGCCGACCTGCAGGGCGACCTCACCGCCGCCCCGCAGCTTCCGGACGCCGACGGCTCGATCGCCGCAGCCGCATCCGCGACGGCCCAGCATCTCCAGTTGGCGCAGACGCAGCTCGCCGGCGCGACCCGCAATCCTCAGGCCGCGCTCGAGACGCTGACGGCCGCGAACACGCAGATCGACGCCGCTCTCGCGCACGGTCGGGAGACCGTGGAACGCGGCCGCCGGGTGCAGCAGGTTCTCGATCAGACGCTGACCCAGGCGAACTCCGAGATCCGTGCGACGCGCGAGTTCATCGAGACCCGCCGTGGCACGGTCGGCTCCACCGCACGCACGCGCCTCGCCGCTGCCGAGGCCAGCCTGACGCAGGCGCAGAACCTGCGCGCGACGGATGCCGACGCTGCACTGGCCGAGGCCAACCGGGCGGTCGAACTCGTGCGGCAGGCGACCTACGCCGCCCAGTCCGACGTGCAGTCCTACAATTCCCCCGCCTCCGCGGACGACAGCTGGGGAGGCGGGCTGTTCGGCGGCTCCGGCTCGTCCGGCGGCTCCGGACTCGGGGGCGACATCCTCGGCGGCATCATCGGCGGTCTCCTCTCCGGAGGCGGCGGAGGCGGAAGCTCCTCGCGCAGCAGCAGCTGGCGATCCGGTGGAGGCGGCGGCTACCGCAGCTCCGGCTTCGGCGGCGGCTCCCGCAGCAGCTCGCGGAGCAGCTCCCGCAGCAGCAGCGGCCGCAGTGGACGATCCGGAGGTAGGCGCTTCTGATCCGCACATCGACACTCATCGACAGTTCACGAATCCGTCCCTCTGAAAGGAACCACGCATGACCAAGCAGTCCATCTTCGGACGTATCTCGACCCTCGTCCGCGCGAACATCAACTCGCTCCTCGACTCGGCGGAAGACCCGCAGAAGATGATCGATCAGCTCGTTCGCGACTACACGAACAGCATCGCGGACGCCGAGTCCGCGATCGCCGAGACCATCGGCAACCTGCGCCTGCTCGAGCGCGACCACGAGGAAGATGTCCAGGCCGCCACCGAGTGGGGCAACAAGGCTCTCGCCGCCAGCCGCAAGGCCGACGAGATGCGCGCGACGAACTCGACGGATGCAGACAAGTTCGACAACCTCGCGAAGATCGCACTGCAGCGCCAGATCAGCGCCGAGCGCGAGGCCACCGGCGCCGAGCCGCAGATCGCCGCCCAGACCGAGATCGTCGACAAGCTCAAGAGCGGCCTCAACGGCATGAAGGACAAGCTCGGCGAGCTCAAGAACAAGCGCAGCGAGCTGCTCGCCCGCGCCAAGGTCGCCGAGGCGCAGACCAAGGTGCAGGATGCCGTCGGTTCGATCAACGTCCTCGACCCCACGAGCGAGCTGGGGCGCTTCGAGGACAAGGTCCGCCGCCAGGAGGCCATCGCTCAGGGCAAGATCGAGCTCGCGGCCTCCAGCCTCGACGCGCAGTTCGAGAGCCTCGAAGACCTCGGCGAGCTGACCGAGGTCGAGGCCCGCCTCGCCGAGCTCAAGGCCGGCGGCGCCGCTCCCCGCCAGGCCATCGAAGGCTCCTGACACACCCCGCTGATGCCCCGGACACCACCAGAGTCCGGGGCATCGGCGCTTTCTCCCCCGGAGGCAACCCATGGTGCGATTCCTGGTCGTTCCGCAGTGGCAGGGCTCGCCCGCACCGCGTGCGATGCTCCTCGTCGACGGCGCCTCCGCGATCGCCGGCGACCTTCCGCGCGCAGCCACGACCGTGCTCGACGCGCCCGTCGAGGCCGGTGAGTCGCTGGGCACAGGCGTCCGTCGCCTGAGCGCGCTGCTGCGCACCCGCGAGCTGCTGCGCGAGCATCTGCAGGAGGACACGATCATCATCGGCGGCGACTGCAGCGTCACCGTCGCCGCTCTCGCCGCGATACCGGGTGGGACGGACGACCTCGCCGTGGTGTGGTGCGACGCCCACGGCGACCTCCACACGCCGGAGACCTCGCCATCCGGAGCCTTCTCCGGGATGGCGCTGCGCGCCGTGCTGGGTCAGGGCGAGGAGCAGATCGTGCTCTCCCCCGGCATCTCTCGCGATCGCGTCATCACCGTCGGCATGCGCGATGTCGACGACGCCGAGATCGACCAGCTCGACACGCTCACGCAGCTCTCGGTCGACGACCTCGATCGCACGGATGCGCTGGCCGAGGCCGTCCGCGCCACGGGAGCCTCCCGCGTGTGGGTGCACATCGACGTCGACGTGCTCGATCCCTCCGACCTCGCCGGGGTGTCGTCCGCCGCCCCGTTCGGAGCCTCCCCCGCCGCGCTCAGCGCGGCGATCCGTCGGCTGCGGGAGCAGGTCCCGCTCGCCGGCGCCACGATCGCCGGTTTCGCTCCTCGCTCGCCGGCGGATGCGGTCGACGATCTCGGCGCTCTTCTCCGACTCGTCGGGGCTGTCGCGTGAGCGGCGACTGGCGACCGAAAGCCGAGGCTGCGCTCGCCCGCGGGCGACGATTCGATCGCCGCATCCCCGCCTTCCTGCTCCGGTCGCCGATCAGCCGCGCCGGCTACTGGTGGGGCACGGCGGTGGGCTGGCTCTGGGGCTCCCTGTGGAGCACGGGCCCCGTGGAGCGCCGCGCGGGTCTCTGGATCTTCCAGGGCATGCCGAAATGGACGTTCAACCGCGGCGGTGTCTGCGTCGGCGGGTGCTTCCTGACCGGGGATACGCGTCCGACCGACGCTGTACTCCGTCACGAGGCGGTGCACAAGGAGCAGTGGCTGCGCTACGGCTTCCTGATGCCCCTGCTCTACCTGTTCGCCGGACGCGATCCTCTGCGCAACCGCTTCGAGATCGAGGCGGGCCTGGAGGACGGCAACTACGTGCGACGCGGGCGCTGAGGGATCAGCGGTCGGCGGGCAGCAGCCCGAAACGCTCGGGAGCGTGGATGAGCGCCGGCTCGATGTCGAGCGTGTTCGTCAGATGATCGACGATGTCGGCCGTGCCGAGGTAGCCGCCGAGAAGAGTGACGTTCGTCTGGATCTCGTCGTCGCACATCATCTCGTCCGCCCACGCGCAGGTGGCGCGCGCGAGAGCCTGTCCCGGTGCGCAGGAGCGCCCGGACCCGGGCGTGCCGGACCGCTGTCCGCGGGCGAGCCACGTCACGGTCATGCGTCCGGGAGCCTCGACCACGCCGATGTCGGACGCGTCGGGAACCTCGATGAAGATGCGGCCGGAGGCGCACAGCGGAAGGGTGGCCAGGAACATCTCCAGGTCGGCGAGCGAGTGCTCGTCAGCGGTCACCAGGTGGTGTGCACGGCGACGCGCTTCGCGGCGCTGGGCGCGCGTGCTGCGGAGCTCGAGGGAGGTGTTCATGGTGACTCCATCGTACACCAAGTGAAGGCTTGCCTAACCTTCCTCGACCAGTGCCCTCTTCAGAGCCGCCAGCTCGGCGTCCGTCATCCCCTTGGCGCGCAGATAGCCGGCCGCCGATCCCCAGCGCTCGTCGATCTGCTCCAACAGGTTCCGCATCACGGGTGCCGGCGACTGCGTCGCGAGGGCGACGGCGTGCACCGCCTCCGGATGCTGCGATCGCAGGTATGCCGCGATGCGCTGCGATCGCTGCGCCGGCAGCTGCGACTCGGTGAGCGCGTAGTCGGCGATCACGGCCTCGCGATCAGCGCCTACGGCAGACAGCGCGAGGGCGACGGTCACGCCGGTGCGGTCCTTGCCCACGGTGCAGTGCACGAGCGTGGGCTCACCCGCCGCGATGATCCGGATGGCTTCCACCAGGCGTTCTCCGCTCTCCTCGAGCAGATGCAGGTAGAGATCATCGAGGCTCGTATCCGCTTCGAAGAACGAGCGCACGGAGCCGAGGAACAGCGGAAGGTGCGTGGTCTCGGGGCCCTCGATCTCGGTGGGCTCGGCCGCGACCTCCTCGCCGTCGCGCAAGTCGACGATGTGCTGGATGCTGCCCTGCAGCGCCGCGGCGCCCGCGGACGTCACTCCCGACAGCTGCCCTGATCGCAGCAGCACTCCCGAGCGGATCCGTCCGCCCTCCGCGGGGATCCCCCCGACGTCGCGGACGTTGTTGACGCCGTCGATGTCGAGGATCGTCATGCCTGTGCCTGCGGGGTGCGCGGCGGCACCGGGTAGCGGCCGGCGATGACGATGCGGTTGAAGGCGTTGATGGAGACGCAGGCCCAGCTCAACGCCGCGTACTCCTTCTCGGTGAAGACGCTGCCGACCAGGTCGTAGACCTCGTCGGACACGCCGTCCTCGGAGATGAAGGTGAACGCCTCGGCGAGCTCGAGCGCCGCGCGCTCCCTGTCGCTGAACACGCCGCTCTCCCGCCACACCGGGATCTGGGTGATCGTGTCGGTGTCGAGACCGGCCTTGAGCGCCCGATCGACGTGAAGGCGGGCGCAGTAGCTGCACCCGTTCAGCTGCGAGCAGTGGATCATGACGATCTCCTTGAGCCGATCGTCGATGCCGTTCGCGGCGCAGATGTCGCCGACCGTCCGCGCGAAAGCGTCGAGCGCCTGATAAGCCGCCGGCTCGGTCTTGGACAGGTGCACGCGCGTCTCGCTCATGTCTCCATGATATTCGCCGTAGAGGCAGCATGTTCGCGACCGCGCAAGGTCATCGAAATGCGAAATGATCAACGCGGACATGTCCTGGACGCGAATATGTCCAATGATGTCTCCATATTGCTTGTCATATCGCTCTCCAATTTCCTGCCGCTAAAGACGAGGAGCAGAATATGGACGTGGCGATCGACATCACCGAGTTCAGCTATCTTCCCGCACAGGCCGACGCTCTGGGCGTGCCTCTCCCCCCGGTCGAGCGCATCGCGCTCTCCCTCCCGGATGGTCGCGCGGTGAGCGCGCTGCGCTTCGGCACTGAGGCGCCCCGGGTCACGCTGCTGCACGGTGCCGGGCTGAACGCGCACACCTGGGACACCACCTCGCTGGCCCTGCGGCAGCCCCTGCTGGCGATCGACCTCGCCGGCCACGGCGACTCCTCCTGGCGGTCCGACGCCGACTACACGCCGCGCACGCTCGCCGTCGATGTCGCCGCGGCTCTCGACGCCTGGACCGAACAGCCCCAGCTCATCGTCGGCCAGTCGCTCGGCGGGCTCACCGGCGCGGCCCTTGCCGCCACCCGACCGGATCTCGTGTCGGCGCTGGTCATCGTCGACATCACCCCCGGCATCGACGTGAGCGCCGGACCGGCCGCGCTGCGCGCGTTCTACGAGGGACCCACCGACTTCGCCACCCGCGACGAACTCGTCGACAAGGCGATGTCCCTCGGCTTCGGGGGAACCCGGCCGGAGACCGAACGCGGCGTCTTCCTCAACACCCGCGTCCGCGCCGACGGGCGCATCGAGTGGAAGCATCATTTCGCGCATCTCGCCGCCCAGGCGCTCGCGGCCCACGATCCCGGGTCAGCCGTCGCCCCCTCCGTGCTGCATGAGACCGGCTGGGACGACCTGGCGGCCGTCCGCGCCCCGATCACCCTGGTGCGCGCCAGCCGCGGGTTCGTCAGCGAACCGGATGCCGCCGAGCTGCAGAGCCGGATGCCGGAGGCGCGAGTGGTCGTCCTCGACGCCACTCACAACGTGCAGGAGACAGCCCCGGCCGCACTCGCCGACCTCATCGCGTCCACCGCAGCGGGCACCCCGACGGGCAGCGGATTGTGACGATTCGTT
Coding sequences within it:
- a CDS encoding CPBP family intramembrane glutamic endopeptidase, coding for MTVVRGDTALQRGIAPALLVCAAAPAFFVLEIPWLGWALLALGVGAAWFVERGRVTASAPSLTRDLSLIAVGMLIVSIIPLAAELDNLAMLRFTLALGGAVVVPYVISRFVYRDRAISFPWRTHRRWGRLQWGWLVAVLVLGWLILPFYFITSGVYQNWPVVDTPELIVRLFVGVGAVGIWDELFFICTVFALLRRHFPDMVANVLQAIVFVSFLWELGYREWGPLLTIPFALLQGFIFLRTHSLAYVVTVHLLFDAVVFAVLVHAHNPGLLPIFLV
- the trmB gene encoding tRNA (guanosine(46)-N7)-methyltransferase TrmB, with the translated sequence MPEPRTFRDEPVSFVRRSGRMSEAQDRAFSDLAPHYLLDVPRDVAWTSVHPEARLDPATEYGRAADLYVEIGSGQGHAIVAAASSRPADDFLAVEVFRAGLARTMLDADREGARNLRVVEANAPEVLASFLQEAAAREVWIFFPDPWHKKKHTKRRLVRAGFADNAARALRDGGLLRLATDWEDYALQMRDVLDAEPLFERAFDGEWADRFDGRVMTAFERKGIAKGRDIRDLVYRRRDRA
- a CDS encoding DUF3097 domain-containing protein, producing MDDRYGSDVLSAGWRERGVKKVPQVPAETDLVVEVADDGYCGAVTRVQGGNVELEDRLGRKRLFPLGGGFLIDGAPVRLVVPAAKEQGPRRTASGSFVVGDQRARVALPSRILVEGKHDAELVEKVWGADLRVEGVVVEFLQGVDLLDDLLAAEPPSASRRYGVLVDHLVPGSKESRIADAVARGPHGRHLRIVGHPFVDVWQCVTPRALGIAKWPEIPRGTDWKTGICRAFGWPHETQGDTGRAWQHILSKVTTYRDLEPALLGRVEELIDFVTAPAE
- a CDS encoding TPM domain-containing protein, producing MTKRWLTLAALTVAAAAGAFSASAASATDPLTLDSGYVTDDAGVLSSAEEETVEARLTELSANSNADLFVVLVDDFSSPSDNAEWADTVAQSNNLGSEQYLLAIAVEGRSYYISAAPDGPLSDAKLDDVENKMVPLASQNDWVGAITLAADEIQGDGGAGALRVALIIGAVVAAGLLLWLVIALVRRSRRNAEVRRRGAMPETPDPNDPFSTLTDEQIETQAGIALVQADDAITSSKEELGFAVAQFGEGATAEFTHAVEAAKAKMSEAFDLKQKLDDEIEDTVQDRRAWHIRIIQISDEIGDVLEENTEAFDELRKLEQNAPQELERVRGERAALAPVLAAAAPALATLSASYDPAALSTVSDNPAHAQERATLADRSIEAAAQAVAAGRPGEAAFAIRTAEQSVAQSAQLAQAITALGQELATIETQAQALIADLQGDLTAAPQLPDADGSIAAAASATAQHLQLAQTQLAGATRNPQAALETLTAANTQIDAALAHGRETVERGRRVQQVLDQTLTQANSEIRATREFIETRRGTVGSTARTRLAAAEASLTQAQNLRATDADAALAEANRAVELVRQATYAAQSDVQSYNSPASADDSWGGGLFGGSGSSGGSGLGGDILGGIIGGLLSGGGGGGSSSRSSSWRSGGGGGYRSSGFGGGSRSSSRSSSRSSSGRSGRSGGRRF
- a CDS encoding PspA/IM30 family protein — translated: MTKQSIFGRISTLVRANINSLLDSAEDPQKMIDQLVRDYTNSIADAESAIAETIGNLRLLERDHEEDVQAATEWGNKALAASRKADEMRATNSTDADKFDNLAKIALQRQISAEREATGAEPQIAAQTEIVDKLKSGLNGMKDKLGELKNKRSELLARAKVAEAQTKVQDAVGSINVLDPTSELGRFEDKVRRQEAIAQGKIELAASSLDAQFESLEDLGELTEVEARLAELKAGGAAPRQAIEGS
- a CDS encoding arginase family protein — protein: MVRFLVVPQWQGSPAPRAMLLVDGASAIAGDLPRAATTVLDAPVEAGESLGTGVRRLSALLRTRELLREHLQEDTIIIGGDCSVTVAALAAIPGGTDDLAVVWCDAHGDLHTPETSPSGAFSGMALRAVLGQGEEQIVLSPGISRDRVITVGMRDVDDAEIDQLDTLTQLSVDDLDRTDALAEAVRATGASRVWVHIDVDVLDPSDLAGVSSAAPFGASPAALSAAIRRLREQVPLAGATIAGFAPRSPADAVDDLGALLRLVGAVA
- a CDS encoding Fe-S oxidoreductase, which gives rise to MSGDWRPKAEAALARGRRFDRRIPAFLLRSPISRAGYWWGTAVGWLWGSLWSTGPVERRAGLWIFQGMPKWTFNRGGVCVGGCFLTGDTRPTDAVLRHEAVHKEQWLRYGFLMPLLYLFAGRDPLRNRFEIEAGLEDGNYVRRGR
- a CDS encoding SIP domain-containing protein, with the protein product MNTSLELRSTRAQRREARRRAHHLVTADEHSLADLEMFLATLPLCASGRIFIEVPDASDIGVVEAPGRMTVTWLARGQRSGTPGSGRSCAPGQALARATCAWADEMMCDDEIQTNVTLLGGYLGTADIVDHLTNTLDIEPALIHAPERFGLLPADR
- a CDS encoding tyrosine-protein phosphatase, with amino-acid sequence MTILDIDGVNNVRDVGGIPAEGGRIRSGVLLRSGQLSGVTSAGAAALQGSIQHIVDLRDGEEVAAEPTEIEGPETTHLPLFLGSVRSFFEADTSLDDLYLHLLEESGERLVEAIRIIAAGEPTLVHCTVGKDRTGVTVALALSAVGADREAVIADYALTESQLPAQRSQRIAAYLRSQHPEAVHAVALATQSPAPVMRNLLEQIDERWGSAAGYLRAKGMTDAELAALKRALVEEG
- a CDS encoding carboxymuconolactone decarboxylase family protein, whose translation is MSETRVHLSKTEPAAYQALDAFARTVGDICAANGIDDRLKEIVMIHCSQLNGCSYCARLHVDRALKAGLDTDTITQIPVWRESGVFSDRERAALELAEAFTFISEDGVSDEVYDLVGSVFTEKEYAALSWACVSINAFNRIVIAGRYPVPPRTPQAQA
- a CDS encoding alpha/beta fold hydrolase gives rise to the protein MDVAIDITEFSYLPAQADALGVPLPPVERIALSLPDGRAVSALRFGTEAPRVTLLHGAGLNAHTWDTTSLALRQPLLAIDLAGHGDSSWRSDADYTPRTLAVDVAAALDAWTEQPQLIVGQSLGGLTGAALAATRPDLVSALVIVDITPGIDVSAGPAALRAFYEGPTDFATRDELVDKAMSLGFGGTRPETERGVFLNTRVRADGRIEWKHHFAHLAAQALAAHDPGSAVAPSVLHETGWDDLAAVRAPITLVRASRGFVSEPDAAELQSRMPEARVVVLDATHNVQETAPAALADLIASTAAGTPTGSGL